In the Halorubrum ruber genome, TCAATGATTCGCCGTCCGTCGACGACAATCGGGGTTGCCATCGCGTCGAATTCCTCGTCGAGCGCGGCGAACTCGTCCCAGTCGGTGACGACGACCGCCGCGTCGGCGCCGTCGAGTGCCGCCGCGGCCGAGTCGGCGTAGGTCACGTCGTCGACGTAGTTGGGGGCGTTGTCGGCCGCGACCGGGTCGTAGGCGATAATAGTCGCGCCGCGCGCCTGGAGATCCTTGATCACCGGAATTGCCCGCGAGTTTCGCATATCGTCGGTGCCGGGCTTGAACGCAAGGCCGAGCACGGCGACGATGGCGCCGTCGACCCCACCGTCACGGTGGGCGTCGAGGTGGTCGGCCAGCATCGCGACCAGCCGCGCCGGCTGGCGGTCGTTGACCTCGACGGCCGCGTTCAACATCGCCGGGTCGTAGCCGGCCGCCTGTGCCGCAGAGATAATTGCGCGTACGTCTTTCGGAAAACAACTCCCGCCCCAGCCGACGCCGCTCTGGAGGAACTGTGCGCCGATGCGGTCGTCGAGGCCGATCGCGTCCGCGACCTCGTAGGCGTCGACGCCGAGCGCCTTACAGATGTTCCCGATGTCGTTGATCAGGCTGATCTTCGCCGCGAGGAAGGCGTTGTTAGCGTACTTTATCATCTCGGCGGTGCGCGTGTCCGTCTCCACGACGGGCGCGGCGGCGGCCGCGATCAGCGCCTCGAACACATCGCGCATGTCCGCGAGCGCGCGGTCGTCGTCCGCGCCGAGGACGACCTTGTCCGGATTGAGGAAATCGTGGACCGCCGTGCCCTCGCGAAGGAATTCTGGATTCATCCCGATGCCGAAGTCCTCGCCGGCAGTCTTCCCGCTCTCCCGTTCGAGGATGGGAGTGATCGTGTCCGCCGTCGAGCCGGGCACGACCGTGCTCTTGACGACGACCGTGTGCCAGTCGAGTTTGTTGGCGAGCGTCGCGCCGAGCTGGCTCGCGCCGGCTTCCATGACCGAGAGGTCGATGCTACCGTCGTCGTTCTGTGGGGTGGGAAGACAGAGGAAGGTGACGTCGGTGTCGAGGACGGCGTCGTAGTCTGTGGTGGCCCGAAGCCGGCCAGTTCCCTCGGGCCCGGCGTGGGCGGCGATGAGTTCGGCGAGTCCCTCCTCGTGGATCGGCGCGTCGCCGGCGTTGATCGTTTCGACGACCGACTCATCGATGTCGATGTTGACGACGTCGTGACCGAGGTCGGCGAAACAGGCCGCGACGGTCGTGCCGACGTAGCCGCTGCCGACGATAGAGAGGTTCATCTACTCTACTATTCAGAGGTACTCAATAAGAAATGCTTGATTAATGGGAGCAATACCAGACTATTGGACTGGGTAGCCGGGAACATATATCCACAAAAGAAATCCATTTACATCAGTTGGTGATATCATCTTACAATGCGAGTCTCGGTTGTCGTTTGTACGTATTCCCTAGATCTCTACGAACATGCTCGAGATGCCGCAGAAGCGGTGCTTAGCCAGACCTATGATGACGTCGAGCTCGTTTTGATTTCGGATGGAAACGCCTCGGTGTATGAGTCTATGTGTGCTGACTACGCTGAACTAGAAAACGTCCGCATCGGTTGTAACGACAAGAACCGCGGGCTCTCATACAGCCGTAACCACGGAATCAAACTCGCAAGTGGGGACGTGGTCGCATTCGTCGACGACGATGCGGTCCCTGAACCGGACTGGGTCGAACAGCTAGTTGCCACCTATGAGGAACGCGATGCGATCGCTGTGGGTGGAAAAATGACACCGATTTGGGTCGATGGAAAGCCGACCTTTCTCCCTGAAGAATTCTATTGGCTTATTGGCGTCACGCATCGGGGATATCCAGAGGAACAGTGTGAAGTCAGAAACACAAACGGATCCAATATGTCTTTTAGAAAGGATGTTCTTGAGAAGCTCGGTGGATTCAGCGAGGACCTCGGGCGTAAAGGCGATCAACAGATCCAGGGAGAAGAGACAGAGCTGGCGGCCCGGATGCGTGAAAAATACGGCCAGGGGATGTGGTATGTTCCGGATGCCGAAGTCGGGCACAAGGTATTCGACTATCGCACAGACCGTGTGTGGCTACTGAAACGCTCGTTTTGGCAAGGATATTCGAAACACGTTATGAGTAATCTCGTCGATAGTACTGGCAGCCAAGAGAGTGCTTTCCTGAGAGACCTCCTCTTACAGTTCGGCCCACAACGTCTCGTGGAATTGATTAAACGGCCGTCGAAGCAGAAGGTCGATCAGCTCGGGATGCTCGTCGCACTCACAGTCGCCGTAGGGTTTGGATTTCTCTACGGGATCCTACGCTACTGAACGAACAAGAATAAGAACCGAAGTAGTCAACCTCGTCATATGTCCGACTCCGGCGTCTGTGTGGTCACCCATCCGCTTAGTTCAGCCGGTGAAAACGCCACTCGAACCCTTCTCAATATACTGGCTGAACTCGGTCCGGTGTCTCTCGTGACTGCCGACCTGCCGGAAGACTCTACGATCCGCGAAGACCGTGAAGTGATTGAACTCACAACGAAGGGAGCCGGCGATGGTATTGTTGTCGCAGCGGTTCGGTTTGTGTTGAACCAACTGCGGATGTGCGATGCGATCCGACGCCGACCAGAAGAAGTGGTTTTGTTTTTCGGAGCTACCTCATATTTGCTCCCGATTCTCTTCGCGCGCAGCGTCGGGAAGATCGTCCTTGTGGAGCCTCGGGGAGATGTCCCATTGACACTTCAACTGAACTGGGAACAGCGTATGCCCAATATCGTCGCAAAGGCGCTTTCCGGGGCCGTCCGCGCACTCGAACGCGCTGGGTTCGCTGCCGCAGACCGTGTCGTCACGTATACCCCGAATATGGCCCGCGAACTCGGTCTCGAACCGGACTCAGCAAATGTGTATCCGTACGGTGCCCGGTACGTCGATACCGATGAATTCTCTGTTCAGGTTCCTTTCGAGGAACGCAGCAATGTTGTTGGGTTCGTCGGCCGTATCGACGAGGAGAA is a window encoding:
- a CDS encoding glycosyltransferase family 4 protein gives rise to the protein MSDSGVCVVTHPLSSAGENATRTLLNILAELGPVSLVTADLPEDSTIREDREVIELTTKGAGDGIVVAAVRFVLNQLRMCDAIRRRPEEVVLFFGATSYLLPILFARSVGKIVLVEPRGDVPLTLQLNWEQRMPNIVAKALSGAVRALERAGFAAADRVVTYTPNMARELGLEPDSANVYPYGARYVDTDEFSVQVPFEERSNVVGFVGRIDEEKGIRELAEVAKQLPEGVTFRFVGDGPLYSWLETELANEIATGDAELAGWVDHSDVPAEFNKMKLLVMPSHPTEGLPTTILEAMACGTPVYATPVAGVPDVVKSQKTGMLMKSRDPQLITRDISELLCQNNLATMSNQSRGLIEDRYSLEEAVKRYRGLLSSVRG
- the aglM gene encoding UDP-glucose 6-dehydrogenase AglM, producing MNLSIVGSGYVGTTVAACFADLGHDVVNIDIDESVVETINAGDAPIHEEGLAELIAAHAGPEGTGRLRATTDYDAVLDTDVTFLCLPTPQNDDGSIDLSVMEAGASQLGATLANKLDWHTVVVKSTVVPGSTADTITPILERESGKTAGEDFGIGMNPEFLREGTAVHDFLNPDKVVLGADDDRALADMRDVFEALIAAAAAPVVETDTRTAEMIKYANNAFLAAKISLINDIGNICKALGVDAYEVADAIGLDDRIGAQFLQSGVGWGGSCFPKDVRAIISAAQAAGYDPAMLNAAVEVNDRQPARLVAMLADHLDAHRDGGVDGAIVAVLGLAFKPGTDDMRNSRAIPVIKDLQARGATIIAYDPVAADNAPNYVDDVTYADSAAAALDGADAAVVVTDWDEFAALDEEFDAMATPIVVDGRRIIERRDGITYEGLTW
- the aglG gene encoding glucosyl-dolichyl phosphate glucuronosyltransferase translates to MRVSVVVCTYSLDLYEHARDAAEAVLSQTYDDVELVLISDGNASVYESMCADYAELENVRIGCNDKNRGLSYSRNHGIKLASGDVVAFVDDDAVPEPDWVEQLVATYEERDAIAVGGKMTPIWVDGKPTFLPEEFYWLIGVTHRGYPEEQCEVRNTNGSNMSFRKDVLEKLGGFSEDLGRKGDQQIQGEETELAARMREKYGQGMWYVPDAEVGHKVFDYRTDRVWLLKRSFWQGYSKHVMSNLVDSTGSQESAFLRDLLLQFGPQRLVELIKRPSKQKVDQLGMLVALTVAVGFGFLYGILRY